From Heliomicrobium modesticaldum Ice1, a single genomic window includes:
- the gyrA gene encoding DNA gyrase subunit A encodes MSDMVGKVVPIKLEEEMKKSFLDYSMSVIVSRALPDVRDGLKPVHRRILYTLYETGRAPDKPYSKSAGLVGDVMGRYHPHGDSAIYDATVRLAQDFSTRYMLIDGHGNFGSIDGDPAAAMRYTELRMAKITSYILADIDKNTVDFKPNYDDKREEPTVLPSRVPNLLLNGSSGIAVGMATNIPPHNLAEIIDAVIMMIENPKATVEDLMRVVKGPDFPTGALIMGREGIRQAYTTGRGSIIMRAKARIEKMNGNKMRILVHEIPYQVNKSKLLERIAELVRDKRVDGITDLRDESDRRGMQIVIELRRDVNPQIVLNQLFKYTQMQETFGVIMLALVDGVPKVLNLRDMLYYYLEHQKDVIVRRTRYDLEKAEARAHILEGLRIAIDNIDRIIEIIRTSRDEDEARPILMGEFNLSEKQAQAILDMRLKRLAGLEREKIENEYQELLSSIAYYRAVLHSEKMVLDIIKKEISEIKEKFADPRRTEITSSGADIDVEDLIAEEDAVITITHNGYIKRLPVNTYKAQRRGGRGVTGMGTKEDDFVEHLFVTTTHHTLLFFTDRGKVYRLKTHEIPEASRTAKGTAIVNLLAITGDEKVNAVIPVKEFAADQYLFTATRSGIVKKTSLQHYDTVRKEGLIALTLDEGDELIGVKLTDGKSDILLATRNGMAVRFNETNVREMGRTARGVKGIELTQGDFVVALDAVKDDDELLMITELGMGKRTPLSEYRKQNRGGKGILAMRLTNKTGLMAGIKVVRPGDELMVISAEGVIIRLNVDEINVLSRVTQGVSIMRMNANDKVVALARVAMREEDEE; translated from the coding sequence ATGTCAGATATGGTCGGAAAAGTCGTCCCCATCAAACTTGAAGAGGAGATGAAAAAATCCTTCCTCGACTACTCGATGAGCGTCATCGTCTCCCGTGCGCTGCCTGACGTGCGGGACGGGTTGAAGCCTGTTCATCGTCGGATTCTTTATACCCTCTACGAGACGGGCAGGGCGCCGGACAAGCCCTACAGCAAGTCGGCTGGTCTCGTCGGCGACGTCATGGGCCGCTACCACCCTCACGGCGATTCGGCCATCTATGACGCCACGGTACGTTTGGCCCAGGATTTTTCCACACGCTACATGCTGATCGACGGCCATGGCAACTTCGGCTCCATCGACGGCGACCCGGCGGCGGCCATGCGGTACACGGAATTGCGCATGGCCAAGATCACGAGCTACATCCTGGCTGATATCGATAAAAACACCGTCGACTTCAAACCCAACTATGACGACAAGCGGGAGGAACCGACTGTCTTGCCGTCACGGGTGCCCAATCTGCTCTTAAACGGCTCCTCGGGCATCGCCGTCGGCATGGCCACTAACATTCCGCCTCACAATCTGGCGGAGATCATCGACGCTGTCATCATGATGATCGAAAATCCGAAGGCGACCGTGGAAGATCTGATGCGGGTTGTCAAGGGCCCCGACTTCCCCACCGGCGCTCTGATCATGGGACGGGAGGGCATCCGCCAGGCCTACACAACAGGCCGCGGCTCCATCATCATGCGCGCCAAGGCTCGCATTGAAAAGATGAACGGTAACAAGATGCGCATCCTCGTCCATGAGATTCCCTACCAGGTGAATAAGTCGAAGCTCCTGGAGCGTATCGCCGAACTGGTTCGGGACAAGCGGGTTGATGGCATCACTGATTTGCGCGACGAATCTGATCGTCGGGGCATGCAGATCGTCATCGAACTGCGCCGCGACGTCAACCCGCAGATCGTCCTCAACCAGCTCTTCAAATATACCCAGATGCAGGAGACCTTTGGCGTCATCATGCTGGCCCTCGTCGACGGTGTGCCCAAGGTGCTCAATCTGCGCGACATGCTCTACTACTATTTGGAGCACCAGAAAGACGTCATCGTCCGCCGGACTCGCTACGACCTGGAGAAGGCCGAGGCCCGCGCTCACATCCTTGAAGGCTTGCGCATCGCCATTGACAACATCGACCGCATCATCGAGATCATCCGCACCTCCCGGGACGAGGATGAAGCCCGTCCCATCTTGATGGGAGAATTCAATCTCAGCGAGAAGCAGGCCCAGGCCATTTTGGACATGCGCCTCAAACGCCTGGCCGGTCTGGAGCGGGAAAAAATCGAGAACGAGTACCAGGAGCTGTTATCGAGCATCGCCTATTATCGCGCTGTCCTCCATTCGGAGAAGATGGTCCTGGACATCATCAAAAAAGAGATCTCCGAGATCAAAGAAAAATTCGCCGATCCCCGCCGCACTGAGATCACCAGCAGCGGCGCCGACATCGATGTGGAAGACCTGATCGCCGAAGAAGACGCTGTCATCACCATCACCCACAACGGCTACATTAAACGCCTGCCGGTCAATACATACAAGGCCCAGCGCCGGGGCGGCCGGGGCGTCACCGGGATGGGGACGAAAGAGGATGACTTCGTCGAGCACCTCTTCGTCACCACCACCCATCATACGCTGCTTTTCTTCACCGACCGGGGCAAGGTCTACCGCTTGAAGACCCACGAGATCCCTGAGGCGTCGCGGACGGCTAAGGGGACAGCCATCGTCAACCTGTTGGCGATCACCGGCGATGAAAAGGTCAACGCCGTCATTCCTGTTAAGGAATTTGCTGCCGACCAGTACCTCTTCACGGCGACCCGCAGCGGCATCGTCAAGAAGACTTCCCTTCAGCACTATGACACGGTGCGCAAAGAAGGATTGATCGCTTTGACCCTTGATGAGGGCGACGAACTGATCGGCGTCAAGCTCACCGACGGAAAGAGCGATATCCTGCTGGCGACCCGCAACGGCATGGCAGTCCGCTTCAATGAGACGAATGTGCGCGAGATGGGCCGGACGGCTCGCGGCGTCAAAGGGATCGAACTGACCCAAGGTGATTTTGTCGTCGCTCTTGATGCAGTCAAGGATGACGATGAGTTGCTGATGATCACCGAACTCGGCATGGGCAAACGCACCCCTCTCTCAGAATACCGCAAGCAAAATCGGGGCGGCAAGGGCATCCTGGCCATGCGTCTTACCAACAAGACGGGCTTGATGGCCGGCATCAAGGTGGTCCGTCCCGGCGACGAGCTCATGGTCATCTCCGCCGAGGGTGTCATCATCCGCCTGAACGTCGATGAGATCAACGTCCTCAGCCGCGTCACCCAGGGCGTGAGCATCATGCGGATGAACGCCAACGACAAGGTGGTCGCCCTCGCCCGGGTAGCCATGCGGGAAGAGGATGAAGAGTAG
- a CDS encoding TetR/AcrR family transcriptional regulator, producing the protein MRKVEQIFQGAVDIFAEKGFDRATMDEVAERSGVAKGTLYYHFDGKEDLIAFLMEEGLERLSKYVHEAVAGCDDPAEQLRRAIYGLVRFFDQNRDFCQMLLMGVWFNRERQVQFRQILRNFYSQLAAIIQAGMERGQLRPMPAELSATGLFGLISVISLRVILDGDAMDCEQLGNFIFQQYLNGARICGEKETSL; encoded by the coding sequence ATGCGCAAGGTGGAGCAGATTTTTCAGGGCGCCGTCGATATCTTTGCCGAAAAAGGCTTTGATCGCGCCACAATGGATGAGGTGGCTGAGCGGTCCGGCGTGGCTAAAGGTACCTTGTACTATCATTTCGATGGTAAGGAGGATCTGATCGCTTTTTTGATGGAGGAAGGGCTGGAACGCCTCTCCAAGTATGTCCATGAGGCGGTCGCCGGCTGTGACGACCCGGCAGAACAATTACGCCGGGCGATCTATGGACTGGTTCGCTTTTTTGACCAGAACCGCGATTTCTGCCAAATGCTGCTGATGGGCGTCTGGTTCAACCGGGAACGGCAAGTCCAGTTCCGTCAAATCCTCCGCAACTTCTACAGTCAGCTGGCCGCCATCATCCAGGCCGGGATGGAAAGAGGTCAATTGCGCCCCATGCCGGCGGAGCTCTCCGCCACCGGGCTCTTTGGGCTCATCTCTGTCATCTCCCTGCGCGTCATTCTCGACGGTGACGCCATGGATTGTGAACAACTTGGGAATTTTATCTTTCAACAGTATCTGAACGGCGCAAGGATCTGTGGAGAAAAAGAAACGAGCCTGTAA
- a CDS encoding HlyD family secretion protein, which produces MNKKLTAAIAIGAVLLTAIGFTAFPWASRSKVRAGQPLTGYVEGVEFSVASKVAGRVQEVLVKEGDRVEAGQIIARLESRELVEQLNQAKAALAQAQIGHTLTADTVDGQVAQAKAALDAAQAKLDALKKGARPQEIEQARAAVDQAQVAYDNAKLNAERTEKLFANGAASAKQRDDAQSAADVALATLKMAKEKLSLVEAGARPEEIDGAKAQVEQAAAALQLAIASRSQVSLKAAATDQAQAAVEAAQAMVDNTVIRAPQKGVVTAKLVQAGEMVAAGLPIVTVVDIDTVWVKANVPEDKVAQLQLGQEIEVSVEGIENRLTGKLTWVSASADFATKKASHDMGDFERKTFGIKVELPNPDGVLKQGMTAKVYLPAGSTGSSR; this is translated from the coding sequence ATGAATAAGAAGCTGACGGCTGCCATCGCCATCGGCGCAGTGCTGCTCACGGCTATCGGTTTTACCGCCTTCCCCTGGGCGTCTCGGTCAAAGGTCCGGGCGGGACAGCCCTTGACCGGCTATGTAGAAGGAGTCGAGTTTAGCGTCGCCTCTAAGGTTGCCGGACGGGTGCAGGAGGTCCTTGTCAAAGAGGGCGATCGCGTCGAGGCAGGTCAGATCATCGCTCGCTTGGAGAGCCGCGAGCTGGTAGAGCAGTTAAATCAGGCCAAGGCGGCCCTCGCCCAGGCCCAGATCGGTCATACCCTCACTGCTGATACCGTCGACGGCCAGGTGGCACAGGCTAAGGCCGCCCTGGACGCTGCCCAGGCTAAATTGGATGCGCTGAAAAAGGGCGCCCGCCCCCAGGAGATCGAACAGGCGCGGGCCGCCGTTGACCAGGCCCAGGTCGCCTACGACAATGCCAAGCTGAATGCGGAACGGACAGAGAAGCTTTTTGCCAACGGCGCCGCATCGGCGAAACAGCGCGACGACGCCCAGTCGGCTGCCGATGTCGCTTTGGCCACGTTGAAGATGGCCAAAGAAAAACTGTCTCTCGTTGAAGCAGGCGCCCGGCCCGAGGAGATCGATGGCGCGAAGGCCCAGGTGGAACAGGCGGCGGCGGCACTGCAACTGGCCATCGCTTCCCGCAGCCAGGTATCCTTGAAGGCGGCGGCGACAGATCAGGCTCAGGCCGCCGTTGAGGCCGCCCAAGCGATGGTGGACAATACGGTGATCCGGGCACCGCAGAAGGGCGTTGTCACAGCGAAGCTCGTCCAGGCTGGCGAGATGGTCGCCGCCGGTTTGCCTATCGTCACTGTCGTCGATATCGATACGGTTTGGGTGAAGGCTAACGTGCCGGAAGACAAGGTAGCCCAATTACAATTAGGTCAGGAGATCGAAGTCTCTGTAGAGGGCATCGAAAACCGATTGACCGGCAAGCTCACCTGGGTCAGCGCCAGTGCCGATTTTGCCACGAAAAAAGCCAGCCATGACATGGGCGATTTTGAACGCAAGACCTTCGGCATCAAGGTGGAACTGCCCAATCCCGACGGTGTGCTCAAGCAGGGGATGACGGCCAAGGTCTATCTGCCGGCGGGATCGACCGGTTCGAGCCGGTAA
- a CDS encoding ATP-binding cassette domain-containing protein, translating to MAMTMLELKNVAIGRPNRPLLQDISFTIESDGLTGIYLPDGDIRWSLFQVMTGLARPLSGEVRLHCRRVGFVPERFFLYGDLTVEENIRFVAGAFSISDQEIEGRISDLLTFCHLEAVRRTRAAALSFTEKMFLQLAAFLSVDPELIILDEATREMPSYDRARFWQVLAESCASQVHPVRSIVFLSHNRDEVGRCHRQIDLGKAKGELGCNRHG from the coding sequence ATGGCAATGACAATGCTCGAATTAAAAAACGTGGCGATCGGACGTCCGAACCGCCCCCTGTTGCAGGATATCTCCTTCACCATTGAAAGCGACGGCTTGACCGGCATCTATCTTCCGGACGGCGATATCCGCTGGTCTCTCTTTCAAGTCATGACAGGACTTGCCCGACCGCTCTCCGGTGAGGTGCGCCTCCATTGCCGGCGAGTCGGCTTTGTGCCGGAACGTTTTTTCCTCTACGGCGATCTGACGGTGGAGGAAAATATCCGCTTTGTCGCCGGCGCTTTTTCCATCTCTGATCAGGAGATCGAGGGGCGCATCAGCGATCTCCTGACCTTTTGTCATCTCGAAGCAGTCCGTCGGACGCGCGCAGCCGCCCTCTCTTTTACGGAAAAGATGTTTTTGCAACTCGCTGCTTTTTTGTCTGTCGATCCGGAATTGATCATCCTCGATGAGGCGACGCGGGAGATGCCCTCATATGACCGGGCGCGCTTTTGGCAAGTTCTCGCCGAGAGTTGCGCTTCCCAGGTCCATCCGGTGCGCTCCATCGTTTTTCTCAGCCATAACCGTGACGAGGTGGGCCGTTGTCACCGGCAGATTGACCTCGGTAAAGCAAAGGGGGAACTCGGATGCAACCGACACGGGTAA
- a CDS encoding ABC transporter permease has translation MQPTRVRQLSELLLLMAAKEFTHIFRDRRTFFLILLAPLVTFSLFAYLYDGQRVTEMNLVIVDEDQSPLSREIINMYGQSELFRYQGLVDTVEEAEQRIQNGESDVAVIIPENLNGDVKDGRSTQVLTLIDGTNMLIANAATKGTTSVLQTVSAGVTLRMMEANGIVPAKAKAMLQPINATIRVGYNPAYNYRIFLIFGLVATVLQQVMLMTMSGAFCREKERGTNMILVAARMPVTAVVLGKAVPYFVICLFNTFFMLLLSNQLTDISILGSGFDLFIVSLAFTLSLIGIALPISILVPDELRASQIILLIATPSFLVSGFTWPLSKMPGPIVAFSNCLPLTHYLAAFRIVGMKGAPLSAVGLELLFLFIVGIAGIAGSMVLWQRQREAGRLVTLD, from the coding sequence ATGCAACCGACACGGGTAAGGCAATTGTCGGAGTTACTCCTGCTGATGGCCGCCAAGGAATTCACCCATATCTTCCGAGACCGGCGTACCTTCTTTCTGATCCTGCTGGCGCCCCTGGTCACCTTCAGCCTTTTCGCTTATCTCTACGATGGCCAGCGGGTCACTGAGATGAATCTTGTTATCGTCGACGAGGACCAGAGCCCCTTGAGCCGGGAGATCATCAACATGTACGGCCAATCGGAACTCTTTCGCTACCAGGGGCTTGTCGACACGGTCGAAGAGGCGGAGCAGCGCATTCAGAATGGGGAGAGCGATGTGGCCGTCATCATCCCGGAAAACCTAAACGGCGATGTCAAAGACGGACGTTCCACCCAGGTGCTCACCCTGATCGATGGCACCAATATGCTCATCGCCAACGCGGCCACCAAGGGGACGACTAGCGTTCTTCAGACTGTGTCAGCCGGCGTAACCCTGCGTATGATGGAAGCGAATGGGATCGTTCCTGCGAAGGCGAAAGCGATGCTTCAGCCGATCAACGCCACCATCCGCGTTGGCTACAACCCTGCCTACAATTATCGCATCTTTCTGATCTTCGGTTTGGTGGCGACTGTCTTGCAGCAGGTAATGCTGATGACCATGTCGGGCGCCTTCTGCCGGGAAAAAGAGCGGGGAACCAATATGATCCTCGTCGCCGCCCGGATGCCGGTCACAGCGGTTGTCCTGGGCAAGGCTGTGCCCTACTTTGTGATTTGCCTGTTCAACACCTTTTTTATGCTCCTTTTGTCCAACCAATTGACCGACATCAGCATCCTTGGTTCCGGATTCGACCTCTTCATCGTCTCTCTCGCCTTCACCTTATCCTTGATCGGGATTGCTTTGCCCATCTCCATCCTTGTGCCCGATGAACTGCGCGCCAGTCAGATCATTCTCCTGATCGCCACGCCCTCTTTCCTCGTCTCCGGTTTCACCTGGCCCTTGAGCAAGATGCCCGGTCCCATCGTCGCTTTCTCCAATTGTCTCCCCTTGACCCACTATCTCGCCGCCTTTCGCATTGTCGGCATGAAGGGGGCGCCTCTGTCGGCTGTGGGGTTGGAACTACTCTTTCTTTTCATTGTGGGCATCGCCGGCATCGCTGGCAGCATGGTTCTCTGGCAGCGCCAGCGGGAGGCGGGAAGGCTGGTCACACTCGACTGA
- the pxpB gene encoding 5-oxoprolinase subunit PxpB — MSKHIMEDQTKEQKCRLVPMGDSCWLIQFEQEISPEINIQVHAMAAALAQAKHRWIREIVPTYCTLAVYYDPMQIDAHDVECYLWAELALLNEKGSTMSLTWDVPVLYGGEWGPDLTSLALRSGLKTDEVIALHANRTYHLYMLGFVPGFCYLGKVPAKIAAPRHAKPRKAVPAGSVGIAGEQTGMYPIEAPGGWQIIGRTPVKLYDPRRETPVLMRPGDRVRFRPIDLATYQFLHQKSKSGWQLTPVEGTSNSDSTGHQGRLINYRPRYGASWPSGIRDARRRSHGHLFLASSQPAGRQ; from the coding sequence ATGAGCAAGCACATCATGGAGGATCAGACAAAAGAACAGAAGTGCCGACTGGTGCCGATGGGAGACAGTTGTTGGCTCATTCAGTTTGAACAAGAGATCTCCCCGGAAATCAACATCCAGGTGCATGCCATGGCGGCGGCGCTGGCGCAAGCGAAGCATCGTTGGATACGGGAGATCGTCCCCACTTATTGCACATTGGCCGTCTATTACGATCCGATGCAAATTGACGCTCACGACGTCGAATGCTACCTATGGGCGGAACTGGCGCTGCTGAATGAAAAGGGCAGCACCATGTCTTTGACCTGGGATGTGCCTGTTCTCTACGGTGGGGAATGGGGGCCTGATCTGACGTCATTGGCGCTGCGCAGCGGTCTGAAAACAGATGAGGTGATCGCCCTCCACGCGAACAGGACCTATCACCTGTATATGCTCGGGTTTGTGCCGGGTTTTTGCTACCTGGGGAAGGTGCCCGCCAAGATCGCTGCGCCACGCCACGCCAAACCGAGAAAGGCTGTGCCTGCCGGTTCGGTCGGCATCGCCGGCGAACAGACCGGCATGTACCCCATCGAGGCGCCGGGCGGTTGGCAGATCATCGGCCGCACGCCGGTAAAACTCTATGATCCGCGCAGGGAAACGCCGGTGCTTATGCGCCCCGGCGACCGTGTTCGCTTTCGCCCCATCGATCTCGCCACCTACCAATTTTTACACCAAAAGAGCAAATCGGGCTGGCAGCTGACGCCGGTGGAGGGGACGAGCAACAGTGACAGTACAGGTCATCAAGGGCGGCTTATTAACTACCGTCCAAGATATGGGGCGTCATGGCCATCAGGCATCCGGGATGCCCGTCGCCGGAGCCATGGACACCTTTTCCTTGCAAGCAGCCAACCTGCTGGTCGGCAATGA
- a CDS encoding biotin-dependent carboxyltransferase family protein, giving the protein MGRHGHQASGMPVAGAMDTFSLQAANLLVGNDPGAAALEITLVGPQLRFLSTAVIAVTGGDLSPAVDGNPLPMWENVLIEAGSLLTFGAPRSGCRAYLAVAGGWAVEPVMGSRSTYVKGQIGGYQGRALKAGDTLLHYRGKDFNQIGYRIMQAEWVPRYKTDVSVRAIVGPQADFFSSVMRERFFSADFCISPLSDRMGYRLEGPSIQSVMEKEMISDATALGAVQVPPDGQPILLMADRQTTGGYPKIATVITADIPLLAQAQAGHQVRFVPCTLGEARAALRQQAEVLRSRIIARRLSPPEVS; this is encoded by the coding sequence ATGGGGCGTCATGGCCATCAGGCATCCGGGATGCCCGTCGCCGGAGCCATGGACACCTTTTCCTTGCAAGCAGCCAACCTGCTGGTCGGCAATGATCCGGGTGCGGCGGCCTTGGAGATTACACTGGTCGGGCCGCAACTGCGTTTTTTATCAACGGCGGTCATCGCCGTCACCGGCGGCGATTTATCTCCAGCAGTGGATGGCAATCCCCTGCCCATGTGGGAAAACGTGCTGATAGAAGCGGGCAGTCTATTGACCTTCGGTGCACCGCGCAGCGGCTGCCGGGCCTATCTGGCTGTGGCCGGCGGATGGGCTGTCGAACCGGTAATGGGCAGTCGTTCCACCTACGTGAAGGGTCAGATCGGTGGCTATCAGGGCCGGGCGCTGAAGGCTGGCGATACGCTTTTGCACTACCGAGGAAAGGATTTTAACCAAATCGGGTATCGCATTATGCAGGCAGAGTGGGTTCCCCGCTACAAGACAGATGTCTCCGTTCGGGCGATCGTGGGTCCCCAGGCTGATTTTTTTTCGTCCGTCATGCGGGAACGCTTTTTCTCAGCAGATTTCTGCATCTCCCCTCTATCGGATCGGATGGGCTATCGCTTGGAAGGTCCGTCGATTCAATCGGTTATGGAAAAAGAGATGATCTCCGACGCCACCGCTTTGGGAGCGGTGCAGGTTCCACCTGACGGTCAGCCCATCCTGTTGATGGCCGATCGGCAGACCACCGGCGGCTATCCCAAGATCGCTACCGTCATCACCGCCGACATCCCCTTGCTGGCCCAAGCGCAGGCCGGTCACCAAGTTCGTTTTGTCCCTTGTACCCTTGGCGAGGCGCGGGCTGCGCTGCGTCAGCAGGCAGAAGTCCTTCGTTCACGCATCATTGCGCGACGATTGTCGCCGCCGGAGGTATCATAA
- a CDS encoding LamB/YcsF family protein, with amino-acid sequence MRIDLNCDIGESFGAYRIGCDAEMIAIASSVNIACGFHGGDPDVMAVTVERALQSGVAIGAHPGFPDLAGFGRREMRLRPSEVTNLIIYQIGALQAFVQAAGGRLHHVKPHGALYNMAAVDDELAAAVALAVKRVDPQLVLYALAGSCLVETAKRLGLTVAQEAFVDRAYRSDGTLAPRNLAGAVITDPETAGTRAVAMVKTGCIPSMDGDLIRIDADTLCLHGDNPGAAAIAKAVRASLETAGIAVKAGFERT; translated from the coding sequence ATGCGGATTGACCTCAACTGTGATATCGGCGAAAGCTTTGGTGCCTACCGGATCGGCTGTGACGCTGAGATGATCGCCATCGCCTCATCTGTCAACATCGCTTGCGGCTTTCACGGCGGCGATCCCGATGTGATGGCGGTCACAGTGGAACGGGCCTTGCAGTCTGGCGTAGCCATCGGCGCCCATCCCGGCTTTCCCGACCTGGCCGGCTTCGGTCGCCGGGAGATGCGCCTCCGGCCGTCTGAGGTGACCAACCTGATCATCTATCAGATCGGGGCGTTGCAGGCATTCGTGCAGGCCGCCGGCGGAAGGCTTCACCATGTCAAACCGCACGGCGCCCTTTACAACATGGCTGCTGTCGATGACGAATTGGCGGCGGCGGTTGCGCTGGCCGTAAAAAGGGTCGATCCGCAACTCGTTCTCTACGCCCTCGCCGGCTCCTGCCTCGTTGAAACAGCAAAAAGGCTGGGGCTGACGGTGGCGCAGGAGGCTTTTGTCGACCGGGCTTACCGATCTGACGGCACACTGGCGCCGCGCAACCTCGCTGGCGCGGTAATCACAGATCCGGAGACGGCTGGCACGCGGGCGGTGGCGATGGTGAAGACCGGCTGCATTCCATCGATGGATGGCGACCTGATCCGGATCGACGCGGACACGCTCTGCCTGCACGGCGACAACCCGGGCGCCGCCGCCATAGCCAAGGCGGTGCGGGCTTCTTTGGAAACAGCGGGGATCGCCGTGAAAGCAGGCTTTGAAAGGACCTGA
- a CDS encoding HutP family protein: protein MKATAQEGKPSLERAAMMLAMSETREKEYRLRQYYGEEMGLACVVTEVGGTVSALQSTGKVTNSVIAAAINANVIEAKSEFVHAVLHATVDAMKGIFLETANNASLALKISIISDGRWVAVGIFGKSSVHSLTEHSRVGLGYMHL, encoded by the coding sequence ATGAAGGCAACTGCCCAAGAGGGCAAACCCTCTTTAGAGCGCGCCGCCATGATGCTTGCCATGAGTGAGACGAGAGAAAAAGAATACCGCCTTCGCCAGTACTACGGAGAAGAGATGGGACTGGCCTGCGTCGTCACCGAAGTGGGGGGCACCGTCAGCGCCTTGCAGAGCACCGGCAAAGTGACGAATTCCGTCATCGCCGCCGCCATCAACGCCAACGTCATCGAAGCAAAATCGGAGTTCGTCCACGCCGTGCTGCACGCCACCGTCGATGCGATGAAAGGGATTTTTCTCGAAACAGCCAACAACGCCAGCTTAGCCTTGAAAATCAGCATCATCTCCGACGGCAGATGGGTGGCCGTCGGGATCTTCGGAAAGTCATCCGTCCACTCTCTCACCGAACACAGCCGGGTTGGGTTGGGATACATGCACCTTTAG
- a CDS encoding P-II family nitrogen regulator gives MKMIRAIVRPEKAEVVAEALAQAGLTSLTKMHVFGRGKTKGMRIGDVVYDEFPKTMLLMVVDDENVEKAVDVIIEAGKTGSMGDGKIFVTPVEEAYTVRTGARGL, from the coding sequence ATGAAAATGATCCGTGCCATCGTCCGGCCGGAAAAAGCCGAAGTCGTCGCGGAGGCCCTGGCCCAGGCGGGTTTGACCTCTCTCACGAAAATGCACGTCTTTGGTCGCGGCAAAACCAAAGGGATGCGCATCGGCGACGTCGTCTATGACGAATTCCCCAAAACGATGCTCCTGATGGTCGTCGATGATGAGAATGTCGAGAAAGCCGTCGATGTGATCATCGAAGCCGGGAAAACCGGTTCCATGGGTGACGGCAAGATCTTCGTCACCCCGGTGGAAGAGGCCTACACCGTACGTACGGGGGCAAGGGGGTTGTAA
- a CDS encoding P-II family nitrogen regulator has product MKEIVAFIRRHQLPATKKALEEAGFPALTIQSVEGRGRQKGIGGWAAEIDPELNSFASAALQRMEPEIKWIPKRMLTIIVQDDQVSAAVDAIVVANKTGHIGDGKIFVCPLQEVVRLRTQERGCDAVI; this is encoded by the coding sequence ATGAAAGAAATCGTCGCCTTCATCCGGCGCCACCAGCTACCGGCCACGAAAAAGGCCCTGGAAGAGGCCGGCTTCCCGGCCCTCACCATCCAAAGCGTGGAAGGCCGGGGACGACAAAAGGGCATCGGCGGTTGGGCCGCCGAGATCGATCCGGAACTGAACAGCTTTGCCTCTGCGGCCCTGCAGCGCATGGAGCCGGAGATCAAATGGATTCCCAAGCGCATGCTGACCATCATCGTCCAGGATGATCAGGTCTCGGCAGCGGTGGACGCCATCGTGGTGGCCAACAAAACCGGTCATATCGGTGACGGTAAAATCTTCGTCTGCCCCCTGCAGGAAGTGGTCCGCCTGCGGACCCAAGAGCGGGGCTGCGACGCCGTCATCTAA
- the nifH gene encoding nitrogenase iron protein has translation MRQIAIYGKGGIGKSTTTQNTVSALAEMGKKVMIVGCDPKADSTRLILHSKAQATVMDLAREKGTVEDLELSDVLLTGFADIRCAESGGPEPGVGCAGRGVITAINFLEENGAYTPDLDYVFYDVLGDVVCGGFAMPIRENKAQEIYIVTSGEMMAMYAANNIARGILKYASSGKVRLGGLICNSRKVDKEYELIDELATRLGTQMIHFLPRDNQVQRAELRRMTVIEYSPDHPQADEYRALAKKIDENKKLVIPTPLTMDELEDLLIQYGILEDEETAAAKLG, from the coding sequence ATGCGGCAGATCGCCATTTACGGAAAAGGTGGCATCGGCAAGTCCACCACCACGCAAAACACCGTTTCCGCTTTGGCGGAGATGGGCAAAAAGGTCATGATCGTCGGCTGCGACCCCAAAGCCGACTCGACCCGTCTGATCCTGCACTCCAAAGCGCAGGCCACCGTCATGGACCTGGCTCGTGAGAAAGGCACCGTTGAAGACCTCGAACTGAGTGACGTGCTCCTCACCGGTTTTGCCGACATCCGCTGCGCCGAGTCGGGCGGCCCGGAACCGGGCGTCGGCTGCGCCGGCCGCGGCGTCATCACCGCCATCAACTTCCTCGAAGAAAACGGCGCCTACACCCCGGACCTCGATTATGTCTTCTATGACGTTCTCGGCGACGTCGTCTGCGGTGGTTTCGCCATGCCGATTCGCGAAAACAAAGCCCAAGAGATCTACATCGTCACCTCCGGCGAAATGATGGCCATGTACGCCGCCAACAACATCGCCCGCGGCATCCTCAAGTACGCCTCCTCCGGCAAGGTCCGTCTCGGCGGCCTGATCTGCAACAGCCGGAAGGTTGACAAGGAATACGAACTGATCGACGAGTTGGCCACCCGCCTGGGTACCCAGATGATCCACTTCCTGCCTCGCGACAACCAAGTCCAGCGGGCCGAGCTGCGCCGGATGACCGTCATCGAGTACTCCCCCGATCATCCGCAAGCTGATGAATACCGCGCCCTGGCCAAGAAAATCGACGAAAACAAAAAACTCGTCATCCCCACACCGCTCACCATGGACGAACTGGAAGACCTGCTCATCCAGTACGGCATCCTGGAAGACGAGGAAACGGCGGCCGCCAAGCTCGGCTAA